Proteins from one Caulobacter sp. 73W genomic window:
- the plsY gene encoding glycerol-3-phosphate 1-O-acyltransferase PlsY — translation MESLAGAVWLTLGLVVVGGYLLGSIPFGLIATRLGGAGDIRNIGSGNIGATNVLRSGRKDLAAITLLGDAGKGVLAVFLAHRLTNDSAVMVALAGGAAFLGHLFPVWLKFKGGKGVATFYGVLLAAAWPVGVLAAITWLAMAFIFRISSLAALTATALAPLFALATDRGWPMVGLTVFMAVLVFIRHHENIGRLLKGQEPKIGSKKDKKAE, via the coding sequence GTGGAATCCCTGGCTGGAGCCGTGTGGCTCACCCTCGGACTGGTGGTCGTCGGCGGTTACCTGCTCGGCTCGATCCCGTTCGGCCTGATCGCCACCCGCCTGGGCGGCGCGGGCGACATCCGCAACATCGGTTCCGGCAACATCGGGGCGACCAACGTCCTGCGCTCCGGCCGCAAGGACCTGGCGGCGATCACCCTGCTGGGCGACGCCGGCAAGGGCGTGCTGGCCGTGTTCCTGGCCCACCGGCTGACCAACGACAGCGCCGTCATGGTCGCCCTGGCTGGCGGCGCGGCCTTCCTCGGCCACCTGTTCCCGGTGTGGCTGAAGTTCAAGGGCGGCAAGGGCGTGGCCACCTTCTACGGCGTGCTGCTGGCCGCCGCGTGGCCCGTGGGCGTGCTGGCGGCCATCACCTGGCTGGCCATGGCCTTCATCTTCCGCATCTCGTCCCTGGCCGCCCTGACGGCCACGGCCCTGGCCCCGCTGTTCGCCCTGGCCACCGACCGGGGCTGGCCGATGGTCGGCCTGACGGTGTTCATGGCCGTGCTAGTGTTCATCCGCCACCACGAGAACATCGGCCGCCTGCTGAAGGGCCAGGAGCCGAAGATCGGCTCGAAGAAAGACAAGAAGGCCGAATGA
- the pyrC gene encoding dihydroorotase: MATTARPIAIINARLVDPASGYDGPGALLTKDGVIAQVVQGGELKLPDDVQVIDAAGAMLAPGLVDLRVKTGEPGSEPKETLKSASRAAAAGGVTSMVVQPDTDPAVDDPAMVDFILRRARDVELVHVYPAGAATRSLGGERMAELGLMREAGCVYVTDADRPIVNSKVFQRVLTYAKAFDLWVAHRPVDPWLSKGGAAIGGEFAGRMGLPSVSPYAERIMLERDLALAEATGSKLLVDQITCADALESLKRAKAKGVKVAATVSINHLSFNELDIGDYRTFAKVNPPLRGEDDRQALIEALASGLIDVVVSAHSPAPAEDKRLPYDEAAPGAVGLETLLPALLALHHEGRIPLIDLIAAVTVKPADLIGLKAGRLAVGAPADLVLADLNAPVVIDADKLLSKSKNSPFDGRRLQGRVLTTVVEGRIVHQAQQ; encoded by the coding sequence ATGGCCACGACCGCTCGCCCCATCGCCATCATCAACGCCCGCCTGGTCGATCCGGCCAGCGGCTATGACGGCCCCGGCGCCCTGCTGACCAAGGACGGCGTGATCGCCCAGGTGGTTCAGGGCGGCGAGCTGAAGCTGCCCGACGACGTGCAGGTGATCGACGCCGCCGGCGCCATGCTGGCCCCCGGCCTGGTCGATCTGCGGGTGAAGACCGGCGAGCCCGGCTCGGAGCCCAAGGAAACCCTGAAGTCCGCCTCGCGCGCCGCCGCGGCCGGGGGCGTGACCTCCATGGTCGTGCAACCCGACACCGACCCGGCCGTCGATGATCCGGCCATGGTCGATTTCATCCTGCGCCGCGCCCGCGACGTGGAGCTGGTGCATGTCTATCCGGCCGGTGCGGCGACCCGCAGCCTGGGCGGCGAGCGGATGGCCGAGCTGGGCCTGATGCGCGAAGCCGGCTGCGTCTATGTCACCGACGCCGACCGCCCCATCGTCAACTCCAAGGTGTTCCAGCGCGTCCTGACCTACGCCAAGGCCTTCGACCTGTGGGTGGCGCACCGCCCGGTCGACCCGTGGCTGTCCAAGGGCGGCGCGGCCATCGGCGGCGAGTTCGCCGGCCGTATGGGTTTGCCGTCCGTGTCGCCCTATGCCGAACGCATCATGCTGGAGCGCGACCTGGCTCTCGCCGAGGCCACCGGCTCCAAGCTGCTGGTCGACCAGATCACCTGCGCCGACGCGCTGGAGAGCCTGAAGCGAGCCAAGGCCAAGGGTGTGAAGGTCGCCGCCACGGTGTCGATCAACCACCTGTCCTTCAACGAACTGGACATCGGCGACTACCGCACCTTCGCCAAGGTCAATCCGCCCCTGCGCGGCGAGGACGACCGTCAGGCCCTTATCGAGGCCCTCGCCTCGGGCCTGATCGACGTGGTGGTGTCGGCCCACAGCCCTGCTCCCGCCGAAGACAAGCGCCTTCCTTATGACGAGGCCGCGCCGGGCGCCGTGGGTCTGGAGACCCTGCTGCCGGCCCTGCTGGCCCTGCATCATGAGGGCCGCATCCCGCTGATCGACCTGATCGCGGCGGTCACCGTGAAACCGGCTGATCTGATCGGCCTGAAGGCGGGCCGCCTGGCCGTCGGCGCGCCGGCGGACCTGGTGTTGGCCGACCTGAACGCGCCGGTCGTCATCGACGCCGACAAGTTGCTGTCCAAGTCCAAGAACTCGCCCTTCGACGGTCGCCGCCTGCAAGGACGGGTGCTGACGACCGTTGTCGAAGGGCGCATCGTGCACCAGGCGCAGCAATAA